The window ccaaaaagaccaaaactaacatGGACTTTTGATCACTGGACTAAGACTAAATCAAAAAATAGCCGACGAAATTAATACTAATCGGCCCCTATAAACCCCACCTCCAGCTGTGAGCCCCTGAGCTCGTTACTACCTTGTACCCACCAGTGAGTGtactctgcgtgtgtgtgtgcaagtgcatCAGTTATTATTTTAGAGCAGTTGGTTTGGGGTTAGTTGATGTTCTTTTCCCCTACACTGTGTATcagtgtgacaatgtgaaacCGATGTGAAAGGCGTCTCTGGTAGTGAAGcgcctacagagaattatcaactgaatctgcagctcccctcggccTCACGGAGCTTCGTAGtgagtttcagttcattgtttagcTCTCCGGACCCTTGACTTTACTGTTGTGGTTCACTCTCATTGCTCTCATAGCATCGTTTTCTGCTGAAATTCATTCAATTCATTCAACCTTTATCTAAATCTCGAAGTATCCTACGGGGCATGGCctcattttcagtgatgttgAGAGTGCacttaaaacagaataaatatacacataaataattaacgagaaaacaaacaaacagcagcggAACACAGTTGAAAACAGTCACATTCAAGAGCGGAGTAGTTTGTGATCATGGTTttaaataaagcaataaagCTTCACAAatccactgtccactacctgctcagcagcaaacaccATCAGACACAGTAAGAGACCAGcaggtgaacatagtggagcatttagccgctaaagagccagatatttcccaaACGAGGTACAGACCAAAagggagtgaatattggacctaTATTCACCAggtgtccaaaatccaaatgaatgctaatgttgctccataactggACGTGTTAATAAGTGACTGTTTGGTAACAAGTTCACTGTATTAACTTAAAAGGTcatgatatgtcagtgttgtgtttgcaaCACAAGTGCAAACTTCAGTGCCCTGAAGTGCCCAGAGAAATAACATATTGCAGGTTGAATGTATCGGTCATGTCCCCgtgtcctctctctttctcagatGCTCCTAAAGTGCGGCTGACACCGGCGGGTCCCCTGCGGGTCAGGATGGGTGACGCTGTGTCAGTGGAGTGTCGCGCCACAGGCAGGCCACGCCCCACGCTGACATGGAAACGCCAAAGCTCCACCCTTCAGCTGGTTACCACGGAAATAAACGATGTCAACACCatacatgtaataaatgatgTCAACACCATACATGCAatactttcattcatttgaacattttacttttaattcgATATAACATAATGATTGTCATCTCTTTCCTCAGTGGGCTGCAGTGCGTCCCGAGGACTCAGGGGTTTATATTTGCCAGGCTGAGAGCAGTGAAGGGGTGACAGAGGTTAAAATTCAAATCATTGTTGAGGGGGGGCCTGGAGCACCAGTGGCTATAGTGAGCGCTGCAAAAATGACAGTGGTTGAGGGACATACAGTCACAATGGAGTGTCAGGCCAGTGGTAAGATGTCAGTATGCTCAAATATCACCCAGTTCTGCTCTCATATCTCATTTTTCACTTAGCCCTTGCTTTCTCTTCTTCATTCCAGGTTCCCCTCCTCCTGTCATCACGTGGTCCAAGCTCCGAGCACCGCTGCCATGGAAACACACAGTGGTTGGTGGTGTTTTGACGCTGACCAGCGTGGGGCGCCAAGACTCAGGACAATACATCTGTAACGCAACCAACATACATGGCTACAGTGAGGCGTACACGGAGATGGAGGTGGACAGTAAGTggacaaaacagacaataacaCAGATACTGTCCATCCATATCCTTTGTCACTGCACAGGTTAAGAGTAATGGTCTTCTCCTTCATATAGCTCCTCCATACGCCACCTGCCTGCCTGATCAGGTGAGACTTCAGCCCGGTGACTCACTGCGCCTACAGTGCCTGGCCCACGGCTCTCACCCCATCCACTTCGTGTGGAGTCGGGTGGGCAGAGCCAACCTGCCTGCAGGGGCAGAGACCACGAAGGATGGAAAGCTGCTGATCGCCCGCGTTAAATTGAGTGACACTGGATCATACAAATGTGTGGCCACCAACCACATCGGCTCCAGTGAGGCATTGGCCAAGGTCATCATAAAAGGTGAGCAGGCATTTAGGTGTGGCCAATTTTAAGTCCATCACAATAACTGATCtgactttctcctctttcttttactCTCTAATCTTGTCTCTTGCTTATCTTTACAGCTTAATCCATTGTGGTCACACTGTGTCCGATTGAAGAACCATCTATGCAATGCTTAGAATTTCTGCAAGCCTGAATCCGTCATGGTTAGAGCAGTTAGTGctgagaaaacagacaaaattatatttaatagaGTCATATATTTTCATGTATGAAGGTGAAAGATATCAATGCAGCTTAAATGTTTGGTATTATTGTGCAAAGGGGgttaattttgtacttttatagAAAATTGATTCTGTTGCTATTATTGCTCCTGTCTCAAATCTGCCTTTGGAAAGCTTTCCTCTGGAGCTGTGTGTGGACTGACatcctgcagtgtgtgtgtggggtttgtTTCTTCTGCTGGAATACCTCTGCACCCTGTCTCCCGGCCTTCATGTCATCTGCTAAGTTTATACTTTTGCCCTTTCAAATTGGAAgaatgcagaaaacaaacaaaaccccagTCTAAtgctgttaaatatttaaatcaataaagaCGAAAAAATTTGTCAAAAGTGTATCCAAATTAGGGGCTGTACAAAAATTATTAGTGGGGTAAGAAAAGTGGGAGGGtgctatattttttcttttggctaaACGAGGACTAGTTTGACTCTTTTGGAAGAGCAGGGTTAGAGaagggtggttttttttttcagtcttcccTTGCAATAtagttaacattaaaatgaatagTTTAATCAAAAAGGTGCACTTTACTATGTGCAGAGGGCAGAAATCACTTGAGACAATTTGAACTTATTTACTTAGTGGAGTTCCCCCCAGAATACACTAAGATCTTTTTAGTTATTGTGAATGTGAACATAATGCTGGGGAGTAccttgcttttttaaaatgtgaaacataaGGTTGAGcccccacaccccccacccctcatCCTAGTAATGTTTGTACAGTCcctttatgtttaaaatgtgcCGTCATTTTGCTATGTGACAGCCTTTACATTTGAAACGCTATACAGCTTTCAAATGAGCTTCACTTCACAAAGTCATTTCTTTAACCACATGGTGGCAATGTGTAGCTGTAAGGCAAACATGTTGTCTTCAGGCCAAAGAAGAGCAATCTGAGCCCTCAGACCCTCAACAAGTGTGGGGACAGATGCAGCGGACAGTCAAACAAGCTATTGTTTCCAAGCGACTCATGGCATCcatacgttaaaaaaaaaaaaaaaattaaaagcaaaaacgTCTGGCTGATCATTGCAGCCCTCTGTATAAATACGGACTGTAAACTCCTGAACAGGCAAAGTTCAGTTTGATCGGATAAACACATTGCAAAATAAAGCACTGATGGTTAGGCTGATTAGACAAGATTGAAAGCAGCTCTCACTAAATGTGGTGATAGCTCGACAATCAGGGCTTGCGGCTGCGGAAGAAGATTATACAGCTACCATTTCCAAAGCTGCTGCCAGAACTGAGCCTGTATCTGCTGTGTGTTATTGTGGCCTCCCTTGTAAAACGCCCAGCCTCCACAGAGTAACAGGCTTTACCCTCTCCACTATTCCTCCTATCTTTACAAGCATCTTCAAAGCTGGGAAGGAAACATCTGCCCTGTGTCACCTCACTCCACCCCCTCACTTCACAGACAGCccgaaggagggagggaagatgAAGGAGACAAAAATCAATGCCCTACAGAGGATAGTATAGGAGGGAAATCTACTTACATTACGGATTGAGAGTGATAAAGAACCACGGAggtgaaaagagggaaagaatgtatcagtgacagagaggaaactGTAATTAATTCAATCTGATCCCCTTCTTTCCATCCATATGCCTTTGTGTACATATTAACTAGACATGGACATATGCTCTCTAATGGAGTCTGATATAAACAGAGAGATTCATGAGTCCAGATGACGTTCCAGAAAACAGATGtgcgcacacattcacacagacagttTGTCAAAATTTAAGAAGCATTACATTAGTTTACATTACTGTGGAAGTAAACAACATAGCTAGATTTACCGTGGACCGCACATTGCTTATGTTAGCCTTAAGAggtaaggaaagaaaaaagaaagtcagcacacaaatattcattttccGTCACACACTACATTAATTATATGGTAAAACCTCATTTTTTCAGGAAGGAACCAATGAGGTGAGTGGTTCCTCAGGAAGTCACAACTGGAAGTGGGGTTGCCTTCCAGGTTTGTTGCTATGGTTTCAACTGGGCGAGCTCGCATACACTGTGGTGTGGCAGCGGTTTGTAAAGACAGCATCTTCTCCAGGACATAGGAAGGCAGGCTGATGGTGCGATACGAAGCAGGAATCCTCTTATTATGTTGAAAGAAGAAGTAACCCATTGTGTAATGGTGTTTAACTGCTGACAGGAAGGACAactctttattttgttgtcaCAAGCCAGAAAAAAAGGCTGGGAACTACTGCCCTTAAAGAAGTTTTTAGTTTGAGTGTtgaattctatatttttctttgatcGAACTGTAGTAAAATGCCGGCttatacagacacacaggccaATAAAGGTGAATGACACTGTGAGCGTCTACACTTTGCAGCTTCTGCAGAGATTTGCATTTTCACACTGAGACACCGGCACTGGCAGGAGATCCTGCCCAAGTCGTGTTTAAATATCTTAAGCAGTGAAGCAAATGGAACGGAGGGTTGTGAAAGTGTGGCTTTAACCAGGGTTTGTGGAATCCCAAAACCATGATGTGGTCTTAGGATATTCCTAACAAACTAAAGAATACATCAACTACTGTATAATTCATCATCTCTAAATAACCCGAGTTACAGTACTCTGCTTGGGTGTTTTCATaagttattaaattaaaatctcaCTTTCACTATGTTGGGACAAAATCTTTGAAAACCTTTAAGAATCCTTTCAGAATAAAGTCTTCTGAGATTCATACTGAAGAATGGGGTCACTTTTGATGTATTTTGCAAATTGATTTTGATTCTTTTAAAAGcaactttttttcctcctgattATATTTGTTTCACATACTTAAAAGTAGGGTTGCATGTTAAAACACAGCAAGCTCCATCCAGCAACAAAGAAGCTGCTGCTACTTGTTGCTGGGCACTATAACCACAAACCAGTGTCAGGTTGTTCTGTGATCTTCTCCTCAGCACTTTACACTCAAACTGCATAATAAGcaatatttaacacacacacaatatacacaCGCTTTCACTGCCCCGCTTTTCTTTATCGCATTATGTCACTGCTGTTTGTGGCATCAGAAGGAAGTAACTTGAGGTTTGGAAAAAAAGTTGAGCAGCACTTCTTGCTAAAAATATTTGGTATAAAAGCAGTAGCGAGAGGGAGGCGTACACCCAGATCGAA is drawn from Xiphias gladius isolate SHS-SW01 ecotype Sanya breed wild chromosome 15, ASM1685928v1, whole genome shotgun sequence and contains these coding sequences:
- the LOC120800732 gene encoding basement membrane-specific heparan sulfate proteoglycan core protein-like; this translates as WRYHSPPPCAAAGQAPVVSVEPRAATVRQGESVSFRCQVGRGAQPVQLEWKRANNQALPDNAKIGPDGSVLTVANTRPGNQGQYRCVAANSAGRSAAAAVLNVKHAPKVRLTPAGPLRVRMGDAVSVECRATGRPRPTLTWKRQSSTLQLVTTEINDVNTIHWAAVRPEDSGVYICQAESSEGVTEVKIQIIVEGGPGAPVAIVSAAKMTVVEGHTVTMECQASGSPPPVITWSKLRAPLPWKHTVVGGVLTLTSVGRQDSGQYICNATNIHGYSEAYTEMEVDTPPYATCLPDQVRLQPGDSLRLQCLAHGSHPIHFVWSRVGRANLPAGAETTKDGKLLIARVKLSDTGSYKCVATNHIGSSEALAKVIIKA